One region of Flavobacterium sp. KACC 22763 genomic DNA includes:
- a CDS encoding Glu/Leu/Phe/Val dehydrogenase dimerization domain-containing protein: MKDLLQQFENKAPEIVFNWKDSETEAEGWTVINSLRGGAAGGGTRMRKGLDMNEVLSLAKTMEVKFSVSGPAIGGAKSGINFDPNDPRKKGVLQRWYKAVSPLLKSYYGTGGDLNVDEIHEVIPMTEECGVWHPQEGVFNGHFKPTEADKINRIGQLRQGVIKVIENPKFSPDVTRKYTVADMITGYGVAEAVRHFYATYGGDIKGKKAIVQGFGNVGSAAAFYLAEMGAKVIGIIDRDGGLIKEEGFSFEEIRTLFLNKDGNKLVADNMIPFEEINSKIWTIGAEIFTPCAASRLVTQAQIDSLVANGLEVISCGANVPFADKEIFFGSIMEEVDSKVSLIPDFISNCGMARVFAYFMEKKVQMTDEAIFNDTSDTIKNAIVKAHALSSSKTNISATAFEIALKQLV; encoded by the coding sequence ATGAAAGATTTATTACAACAATTTGAAAACAAAGCACCTGAAATTGTTTTCAATTGGAAAGATTCAGAAACAGAAGCCGAAGGGTGGACTGTTATTAATTCACTTCGTGGAGGAGCTGCGGGTGGAGGAACAAGAATGAGAAAAGGTCTGGACATGAACGAAGTTTTGTCTTTGGCTAAAACTATGGAAGTTAAATTCTCAGTTTCTGGTCCTGCAATTGGAGGAGCTAAATCTGGAATAAATTTTGATCCGAACGATCCCCGCAAAAAAGGTGTTTTGCAGCGTTGGTACAAAGCCGTTTCTCCGTTATTAAAAAGCTACTACGGAACTGGAGGAGATTTGAATGTTGATGAGATTCACGAAGTTATTCCAATGACAGAAGAATGTGGTGTTTGGCATCCGCAGGAAGGTGTTTTCAATGGACACTTCAAACCAACAGAAGCTGACAAAATCAATAGAATTGGGCAATTGCGTCAAGGTGTAATTAAGGTAATCGAAAACCCAAAATTCTCACCAGACGTTACTAGAAAATATACTGTTGCCGATATGATTACTGGATATGGTGTAGCAGAAGCAGTTCGTCATTTCTACGCGACTTACGGCGGAGATATTAAAGGTAAAAAAGCAATTGTGCAAGGTTTCGGAAACGTAGGTTCTGCCGCTGCTTTCTATTTAGCTGAAATGGGCGCAAAAGTAATCGGAATTATTGATCGCGATGGTGGATTAATTAAAGAAGAAGGTTTTTCTTTTGAAGAAATCAGAACTTTGTTTTTAAATAAAGACGGAAACAAATTAGTTGCCGACAATATGATTCCGTTTGAGGAAATCAATTCTAAAATCTGGACAATTGGTGCTGAGATTTTCACACCTTGCGCCGCTTCAAGATTGGTAACGCAAGCTCAAATTGACAGTTTAGTTGCAAACGGATTGGAAGTAATTTCTTGTGGTGCAAATGTTCCTTTTGCTGACAAAGAAATTTTCTTCGGTTCTATTATGGAAGAAGTAGACAGCAAAGTAAGTTTGATTCCTGACTTTATTTCAAACTGCGGAATGGCAAGAGTTTTTGCTTATTTCATGGAGAAAAAAGTTCAAATGACAGACGAGGCTATTTTTAATGATACTTCAGATACAATTAAAAATGCTATTGTTAAAGCTCACGCTTTGAGTTCGTCAAAAACAAATATTAGTGCAACTGCTTTTGAGATTGCATTGAAACAGTTAGTGTAA
- a CDS encoding energy transducer TonB, translated as MSSSISSDQKKSLLFTTAIYAVIILLLFFIRFWPPYNPENNVALADGGGGGGGVTINFGDSDLGSGANYKSEVLDVKNNVKQAPAKATPEEESIITQENTTADNDVVIPTKEKPKKPVPVEKPVQKPVPEKPKVSNSTNDALASIMKGSNKGGDGDDKAAGNKGKANGSLNSSGYYGSGGSGGGTGGGNGTGNGIGTGSGYGAGTGGGSGGGTGYSLGNRKALSKPAPKYTCNEEGKVVVEVSVDQNGKTISATAGIKGTTNTAKCLLDQARIAAMNTKWESDSDAPAKQVGKIIYNFSLD; from the coding sequence ATGAGTTCCTCAATTTCTTCAGATCAAAAGAAATCATTGCTATTCACAACAGCTATATATGCAGTAATAATTCTATTACTGTTTTTTATCCGTTTCTGGCCACCATACAATCCAGAAAATAATGTAGCTCTTGCCGATGGCGGCGGAGGCGGCGGTGGCGTAACCATAAATTTTGGAGACAGTGATTTAGGTTCTGGCGCCAATTATAAAAGCGAAGTTCTAGATGTAAAAAACAATGTAAAACAAGCTCCAGCAAAAGCAACTCCAGAAGAGGAATCAATAATTACACAGGAAAATACAACTGCAGACAATGATGTTGTGATTCCGACGAAGGAAAAACCAAAGAAACCTGTCCCTGTTGAGAAACCTGTACAAAAGCCGGTACCAGAAAAACCAAAAGTTTCTAATTCGACAAACGATGCGTTAGCTAGTATAATGAAAGGTTCAAACAAAGGTGGTGACGGAGACGATAAAGCAGCAGGAAATAAAGGAAAAGCAAACGGAAGTCTAAACTCTAGCGGATATTACGGTTCTGGTGGTTCTGGCGGAGGAACTGGAGGCGGTAACGGAACTGGAAATGGCATTGGAACCGGAAGCGGTTACGGAGCAGGAACTGGTGGCGGTTCTGGTGGAGGAACTGGGTATTCTCTAGGAAACAGAAAAGCACTTTCTAAACCTGCACCAAAATATACTTGTAATGAAGAAGGCAAGGTTGTAGTTGAAGTTAGCGTGGATCAGAACGGAAAAACGATAAGCGCAACAGCTGGAATTAAAGGAACTACCAATACTGCAAAATGCTTGCTAGATCAAGCAAGAATTGCGGCAATGAATACCAAATGGGAATCTGATAGTGATGCTCCTGCTAAACAAGTTGGAAAAATTATTTATAATTTCAGTTTGGATTAA
- a CDS encoding ExbD/TolR family protein translates to MSIKRKRRFHAEVATSSLSDIMFFLLLFFLIISTLANPNVIKMTLPKAKANEKTNKQLISLSVTEDKKFYIDKQEVDFENLETSLMSKIGTDKEQTVVVRIPFNLQVQDLVDVLQIGVKNNLKFVIATSPK, encoded by the coding sequence ATGTCTATTAAAAGAAAAAGAAGATTTCACGCCGAAGTTGCGACTTCATCTTTGAGCGATATCATGTTTTTCCTGCTGTTGTTTTTCTTAATTATCTCAACACTGGCAAATCCGAACGTGATTAAGATGACATTGCCAAAAGCTAAAGCGAATGAAAAGACCAATAAACAGTTAATTAGTTTATCGGTTACCGAAGATAAAAAGTTCTACATTGACAAACAGGAAGTAGATTTTGAAAATCTAGAAACCAGCTTAATGTCAAAAATAGGAACAGATAAAGAACAAACTGTTGTTGTTCGTATTCCGTTTAACCTGCAAGTTCAAGACTTAGTAGATGTTTTACAGATAGGAGTGAAGAATAATTTGAAGTTTGTAATTGCAACGAGTCCGAAGTAG
- a CDS encoding MotA/TolQ/ExbB proton channel family protein encodes MFTFIQLQTDTIANASNVVVEKIAAPQNEISMFGFIMKGGVFLIPIALLLFYTIYLIFERYMYISRASKIDSRLMQDIGEKLHSGNIELARTIVERNNTAAGNILKEGVLVIGRPIAEIEANMDRAADIEIGEMERHLGHLGLIAGIAPTLGFIGTISGVIKIFYSISVTENISIGNISGGLYEKMISSGSGLIVGIIAYSAYHLLNGKIDNFALKIQKQILEFVNIIQRA; translated from the coding sequence ATGTTTACTTTTATTCAGTTACAAACAGATACAATCGCAAATGCTTCAAATGTAGTGGTCGAAAAGATCGCAGCACCGCAAAATGAAATTTCAATGTTTGGTTTCATTATGAAAGGGGGAGTGTTCTTAATTCCAATCGCGTTGTTGTTGTTTTATACTATCTACCTGATTTTTGAACGTTATATGTACATTAGCCGCGCGTCTAAAATTGACAGCAGATTAATGCAAGATATTGGCGAAAAATTACATTCTGGAAATATTGAATTGGCAAGAACAATTGTAGAAAGAAACAATACTGCGGCTGGAAATATTTTAAAAGAAGGCGTTCTAGTAATTGGAAGACCAATTGCCGAAATTGAAGCCAACATGGACCGTGCTGCCGATATCGAAATTGGCGAAATGGAAAGACATTTAGGTCATCTTGGACTTATTGCTGGTATTGCGCCAACGTTAGGTTTCATTGGAACGATTTCTGGGGTTATTAAAATTTTCTACAGCATTTCGGTTACCGAAAACATCAGTATCGGAAACATTTCTGGAGGTTTATACGAAAAAATGATCAGTTCAGGATCTGGATTAATTGTGGGTATTATTGCTTATAGCGCTTACCACTTATTGAACGGAAAGATTGATAATTTTGCTTTAAAAATTCAGAAACAGATTTTAGAATTTGTCAATATAATTCAAAGAGCATAA
- a CDS encoding bifunctional folylpolyglutamate synthase/dihydrofolate synthase, which translates to MNYQETTNWMFNQLPMYQSQGASAYKEDLTNIKLLTAHLDNPQNRLQCIHVAGTNGKGSTSHMLSSVLQEAGYKVGLYTSPHLKDFRERIKINGKEISEEFVIEFVAKHKSFFEANDMSFFEMSVGLAFDYFAAEKVDIAIIEVGLGGRLDATNIITPLVSVITNIGLDHTQFLGNTLEAIAGEKAGIIKPNVPVVIGEYTDETKPVFLAKAEANNAPIYFASDLIDQIYLSDLIGDYQFHNKKTVQQTISILNNETDFKISTEQLKEGLLNVVKNTGLQGRWQQLGENPKIICDTAHNKHGLSVVMNQLKNEKYEKLHIVLGVVNDKDLDSILPLFPKEAQYYFCHPNSSRALPAETLKNAAEKFSLIGEKYDSVEIAFAEAKKNASENDFIYVGGSTFVVAELPLN; encoded by the coding sequence ATGAACTATCAAGAGACTACCAATTGGATGTTTAATCAGCTTCCAATGTACCAATCGCAAGGTGCTTCTGCGTATAAAGAGGATTTAACGAATATCAAATTATTGACAGCTCATCTTGATAATCCGCAAAACAGATTGCAATGCATTCATGTTGCGGGAACAAACGGAAAAGGTTCTACCTCTCACATGCTTTCTTCTGTTTTACAAGAAGCGGGTTACAAAGTCGGATTATATACTTCTCCGCACTTGAAAGATTTTAGAGAAAGAATTAAAATAAACGGAAAAGAAATCTCTGAAGAATTCGTGATTGAATTCGTCGCAAAACACAAATCTTTTTTTGAAGCCAATGATATGAGTTTCTTCGAAATGTCGGTTGGATTGGCGTTTGATTATTTTGCTGCCGAAAAGGTAGATATTGCGATTATCGAAGTTGGTTTGGGCGGAAGATTGGACGCTACTAATATTATCACGCCTTTGGTTTCGGTAATTACCAATATTGGTTTAGACCATACTCAGTTTTTAGGAAATACTCTGGAAGCTATTGCAGGCGAAAAAGCTGGAATTATTAAACCAAACGTCCCTGTTGTTATTGGAGAATATACCGATGAAACTAAACCTGTATTTTTGGCTAAAGCCGAAGCGAACAACGCGCCAATTTATTTTGCTTCAGATTTGATTGACCAGATTTATTTGTCTGATTTGATTGGAGATTACCAGTTTCATAATAAAAAAACGGTTCAGCAGACGATTTCGATTTTGAATAACGAAACCGATTTTAAAATTTCGACCGAACAATTAAAAGAAGGTTTGCTTAATGTTGTAAAAAATACTGGTTTACAAGGCAGATGGCAGCAATTGGGAGAAAATCCAAAAATAATCTGCGACACGGCTCACAACAAACACGGATTATCGGTTGTAATGAATCAGCTGAAAAACGAAAAATACGAGAAACTTCATATTGTTTTGGGTGTTGTAAATGATAAAGACTTGGATTCTATTTTACCTCTTTTCCCAAAAGAAGCGCAATATTATTTCTGTCATCCGAATTCGTCACGAGCTTTGCCTGCCGAAACTTTAAAGAATGCAGCCGAAAAATTCAGTTTAATAGGAGAAAAATACGATTCTGTTGAAATCGCTTTCGCGGAAGCAAAGAAAAATGCCTCGGAAAATGATTTTATTTATGTTGGCGGAAGCACTTTTGTGGTTGCCGAACTGCCTTTGAATTAA
- a CDS encoding NUDIX domain-containing protein: MSELIGFNIRVYAFCINENKILALHERYAGTPICKLPGGGLEFGEGTIECLHREFQEELNLKIEILDHHYTQEDFIESRIKDNKQILNIYYTVKILNIEDLNVQIPGLEKLEWIDIDSENNPFVLKADIIAFEKLKNSLLSKKSIHEK; the protein is encoded by the coding sequence ATGAGTGAATTGATCGGATTCAATATTAGGGTTTATGCCTTTTGTATAAATGAAAATAAAATTTTGGCACTGCACGAAAGATATGCAGGAACACCAATATGCAAATTACCTGGAGGTGGTCTTGAATTTGGAGAAGGAACAATTGAATGTCTTCATCGAGAATTTCAGGAAGAACTAAACTTAAAGATTGAAATATTAGACCATCACTATACACAGGAAGATTTTATTGAATCTCGTATTAAAGACAACAAACAGATTCTTAATATTTATTATACTGTCAAAATACTAAATATTGAAGATTTAAATGTTCAAATTCCGGGATTGGAAAAATTAGAATGGATTGATATTGATTCAGAAAACAACCCTTTTGTTTTAAAAGCAGATATAATTGCGTTTGAAAAATTAAAGAACTCTTTACTTAGCAAAAAAAGCATACATGAAAAATGA
- a CDS encoding DUF6090 family protein, producing MQEEITKHSNKIYKTVKNTEHTLGEKVKEIIIEIFIIVFAVTLSIWLHGWSEHRHQQEEVSVFLANMKNDLKNDVESIDREIHAYQKTNADYEKILALTPSQLDSIYKSKGKVNFPIHSHGQTLTIGNYESFKSSGKLGYIEDEKLKQKILNYYQIFVPAANEVDKMYTEFLFKCFDKEIENADKPEKELYSDPKYKKTLAYLVKLGKNNIRVYKENTKPLAVELIKEIDKELGK from the coding sequence ATGCAAGAAGAAATAACCAAGCATTCAAACAAAATTTATAAAACTGTGAAAAATACAGAACATACATTAGGAGAGAAAGTAAAAGAAATCATAATAGAAATATTCATAATCGTTTTTGCAGTGACGCTTTCAATATGGCTACACGGATGGAGTGAGCATAGACACCAACAAGAAGAAGTATCTGTTTTTCTTGCTAATATGAAGAATGATTTAAAGAATGATGTAGAAAGTATCGACAGAGAAATACACGCATACCAAAAGACAAATGCAGACTACGAAAAAATTTTAGCATTAACGCCTTCTCAACTAGATAGTATTTATAAATCTAAAGGTAAAGTAAACTTTCCAATTCATTCGCACGGACAAACATTAACTATAGGTAACTATGAAAGTTTTAAGTCTAGTGGTAAACTGGGCTACATTGAAGACGAAAAATTGAAACAGAAAATCTTAAACTACTACCAAATATTTGTTCCAGCTGCTAACGAAGTTGATAAAATGTACACTGAGTTTTTGTTTAAGTGTTTTGATAAAGAAATAGAAAATGCAGATAAGCCAGAAAAAGAATTATACTCTGACCCAAAATATAAAAAGACACTTGCATATCTTGTTAAATTAGGTAAGAATAATATAAGGGTTTATAAAGAAAATACAAAACCACTTGCAGTTGAGCTTATTAAAGAAATTGACAAAGAGTTGGGTAAATAA
- a CDS encoding MerR family transcriptional regulator, with protein MLVNELSKRTGLSIHTIRYYENLGMIKGVTDENVTSNNYKHYDANTIERLEIIIEAREVGFTLAEIKKILISWFETTDSKPETLELFQAKIKEIDDKMKYFKQTKSLLEKVCEKIQSNND; from the coding sequence ATGCTAGTAAACGAATTATCAAAAAGAACAGGATTGTCAATACATACTATTAGATATTACGAAAATTTAGGAATGATCAAAGGGGTGACTGATGAAAATGTGACATCTAATAATTATAAACATTATGATGCTAATACTATTGAGCGTTTAGAAATCATTATAGAAGCAAGAGAAGTCGGATTTACATTAGCAGAAATAAAAAAAATATTGATAAGCTGGTTCGAGACAACAGATTCGAAACCAGAAACGCTAGAGCTTTTTCAAGCCAAAATAAAAGAGATCGATGATAAAATGAAATATTTCAAGCAAACCAAAAGTCTTCTTGAAAAAGTATGCGAGAAAATACAAAGTAATAATGATTGA
- a CDS encoding adenylate kinase family protein — MEILIITGPPYSGKGTQCEILKDELHFEHISTGDRCRLEKQNETEIGKIMSQYEEKGDLVPDSIMKDLFSKILDENRNANGIILDGYPRTKPQVNDLLELVKSKNLEIGKVINIDVPKGELLKRAQKRAETSNRKDDKDANIHLKRIDVFESSTRPAIEYMKSKIKVLTFDGMGTIEEITKRIKDNL; from the coding sequence ATGGAAATATTAATAATTACTGGTCCTCCGTATTCTGGAAAAGGCACTCAGTGCGAAATTTTAAAAGACGAACTTCATTTTGAACATATTTCAACCGGAGACAGATGCCGTTTGGAAAAACAAAATGAAACCGAGATTGGAAAAATCATGTCTCAATATGAAGAAAAAGGAGATTTGGTTCCAGATTCTATAATGAAAGATCTTTTTAGTAAAATATTGGATGAAAACAGAAATGCTAACGGAATTATTCTTGATGGTTACCCAAGAACTAAACCACAAGTGAATGATTTATTAGAACTCGTAAAATCTAAAAATCTGGAAATCGGAAAAGTAATTAATATTGATGTTCCAAAAGGAGAACTTTTAAAGAGAGCGCAAAAAAGAGCTGAAACTTCTAACAGAAAAGATGATAAAGATGCCAATATTCATCTTAAAAGAATTGATGTTTTTGAAAGTTCTACTAGACCTGCAATCGAATACATGAAGTCAAAAATTAAAGTTTTAACTTTTGACGGAATGGGAACAATTGAAGAAATAACAAAACGAATTAAAGATAATCTATAA
- a CDS encoding serine hydrolase domain-containing protein: protein MKNIIYLLLLIVTVTSGQTNKKVLSKEKDYGFLTDSLNIESQLEKNKLAGFSVVVFENYQIVYSNQFGVKSINSKEKIDQNTAFSTASISKPITALLCFILEEKGLINLDTPIDGYLKRWHLPKSKFTENNSPTWRQFLNHTTGTSQSGFADYYEGDTIPTIKESLLGKIPRYDKEIEFLFAPGTDWAYSGGGYVIVQMALEDTFKKSIGELAKEYIFLPLGLKNTTMIQPNEKGFPTNVALVHDENGKVIRTGLPITPQVGASGMWSTPTDLAKIAIEMQNALRNKNNKVISNTVAKKVTQVTALKDAVGGWSYGWQKSFGYNNYDWFVCNGSNTGVGGSVFATMTDGNGFVFLTNGEKPNRFPVMKQTQRKILKVMNWNKNASNEEVQEMPSSLKEKLIGSYDDFLYAQGVETKIVEKNNRLYVESMLLDHFKGKNDNELIYLKNGYFKIVDYPNLLKFGFSDGKLTSVTLTRDKLSTEAQVQLTKKEK, encoded by the coding sequence ATGAAAAACATTATTTATTTATTACTTCTTATAGTAACAGTTACAAGTGGTCAGACAAATAAAAAAGTACTGTCAAAAGAAAAAGATTATGGCTTTCTTACTGATAGCTTAAATATCGAATCACAATTAGAAAAAAATAAACTTGCTGGATTTAGTGTTGTTGTTTTTGAGAATTACCAGATTGTATACTCAAACCAATTTGGTGTAAAATCGATAAATTCAAAAGAGAAAATAGATCAAAATACTGCTTTTTCTACGGCTTCAATTTCAAAACCAATTACTGCACTTCTTTGTTTTATTCTGGAAGAAAAAGGACTCATAAATTTAGACACTCCAATAGATGGTTATTTAAAACGCTGGCATTTGCCAAAAAGTAAGTTTACCGAAAATAACAGTCCAACATGGAGACAATTTCTTAATCACACGACGGGCACAAGCCAAAGCGGATTTGCAGATTATTATGAAGGTGATACCATACCGACAATAAAAGAAAGTCTTTTAGGGAAAATTCCGAGATATGATAAAGAAATTGAATTCTTGTTTGCACCAGGAACAGATTGGGCATACAGTGGCGGAGGTTATGTAATTGTTCAAATGGCATTAGAAGATACTTTTAAAAAGTCTATTGGAGAACTTGCCAAAGAGTATATCTTTTTACCTCTTGGATTAAAAAATACTACAATGATACAGCCTAATGAAAAAGGTTTTCCAACAAACGTAGCTCTTGTACATGATGAAAACGGAAAAGTGATTAGAACAGGTTTACCTATCACACCGCAAGTTGGGGCTTCAGGAATGTGGTCAACGCCAACTGATTTAGCTAAAATTGCTATCGAGATGCAAAATGCTTTGCGTAATAAAAACAATAAAGTGATTTCTAATACTGTGGCAAAAAAAGTAACTCAAGTAACTGCCTTAAAAGATGCTGTTGGCGGATGGAGTTACGGATGGCAAAAGTCTTTTGGTTATAATAACTATGATTGGTTTGTGTGTAATGGTTCAAATACAGGAGTTGGAGGAAGTGTTTTTGCGACGATGACAGACGGAAATGGCTTTGTGTTTTTGACCAATGGCGAAAAACCAAATCGTTTTCCCGTGATGAAACAAACTCAAAGAAAGATTTTAAAAGTGATGAACTGGAATAAAAATGCATCTAATGAAGAAGTTCAGGAAATGCCTTCTAGCCTAAAAGAAAAACTAATTGGTTCTTATGATGATTTTCTTTATGCACAAGGTGTAGAAACTAAAATTGTAGAGAAAAATAATCGCCTGTATGTTGAATCCATGTTATTGGATCATTTTAAAGGAAAAAATGATAATGAGCTAATATATCTTAAAAACGGATATTTTAAAATTGTTGATTATCCGAACTTACTGAAATTTGGTTTTAGCGATGGAAAATTAACTTCTGTAACTTTAACAAGAGATAAACTCAGTACAGAAGCTCAAGTTCAATTAACCAAAAAAGAAAAATAA
- a CDS encoding serine hydrolase domain-containing protein, which translates to MKTSVKLLAALLLVTNFSFGQGISQKIDSIIKDTHQKNPNVSISVGFVLNNEEYYTAYGNLNAESQTKIDKKSIFEIASITKILTSNLIAQAVIEKKLKLEDYIDSYLPKEYVLQNNLKNKIKISDLASHQSGLPDIDFGKLIELNPQQPVSSVTKESLAAIVNNCTELKDYGKYRYSTIGYTLLGQILEKVYNKSYDEIITSKMIKPLKMTHTLTKDFNVKNRTVAHNPDGGIQEFFNWNITAPAGLVKSNASDMVTYLKAILNKETKVGKAALVTESIFYKDEKRELGLGINIVTDEKNTIYMKTGDSMGQSSIICYDRAKNWGIVILLDYRNSKMRQTLFNTIYDTILKDMKSDNANL; encoded by the coding sequence ATGAAAACTTCAGTAAAACTTTTAGCAGCACTTTTATTAGTAACTAATTTTTCTTTTGGACAAGGAATTTCTCAAAAGATTGATTCGATAATAAAAGATACTCACCAAAAAAATCCCAATGTAAGCATTAGTGTAGGCTTTGTTTTAAACAATGAAGAATATTATACAGCATACGGAAATTTGAATGCTGAGAGTCAAACAAAAATTGACAAAAAATCAATATTTGAAATTGCGTCTATTACTAAAATTTTAACCTCTAACTTAATCGCACAGGCTGTTATTGAGAAAAAATTAAAACTAGAAGATTATATTGACAGCTATTTGCCAAAAGAATATGTGCTTCAAAACAATCTTAAAAACAAAATTAAAATTTCAGACTTAGCATCTCATCAATCAGGTTTGCCAGACATAGATTTTGGAAAATTAATAGAATTAAATCCGCAACAGCCTGTAAGTAGCGTAACCAAAGAATCATTGGCTGCAATTGTAAATAACTGCACAGAATTAAAAGATTATGGAAAATACCGTTATTCTACAATCGGATATACTTTGCTTGGGCAAATATTAGAAAAAGTGTATAACAAAAGTTACGATGAGATTATCACCAGCAAAATGATAAAACCATTAAAAATGACTCATACCTTAACTAAAGATTTTAATGTAAAAAACCGTACCGTTGCCCACAATCCTGATGGAGGCATTCAAGAGTTTTTTAATTGGAATATTACTGCACCTGCAGGATTAGTAAAATCTAATGCTTCTGATATGGTTACATATTTAAAAGCAATTTTAAACAAAGAAACTAAAGTAGGAAAGGCAGCCCTGGTTACCGAAAGTATATTTTATAAAGATGAAAAGAGAGAATTAGGATTGGGTATAAATATTGTAACAGATGAGAAAAATACGATTTACATGAAAACAGGCGATTCAATGGGACAGTCTTCAATAATATGTTATGACAGAGCTAAGAATTGGGGAATCGTAATACTGTTAGATTACAGAAATTCAAAAATGAGACAAACGCTGTTCAATACTATTTATGACACGATCTTAAAAGATATGAAGTCAGATAATGCAAATTTGTAA
- a CDS encoding helix-turn-helix domain-containing protein produces MDKINVLIIATIITLFISLLLIFFLLTVKTKNKTSNILFAVFLFINAIDLTDPLFGLMFDGPSNLGMFKTTIAFFQIPIFYLYVLSVSYSDFKLKPKYLIHAIPFLIVNAVLVPRFYAVDAASKMDFIINRRSMIELQFTHILIHIQIIVYFTAIFMLLKKAKKLYLENNAGTHINSYNWLFQFTTVLAILYLIVIVKNIFKFSEYPYISEWIKVGIMVLQLFIICWYLFKALNNPDLFRNIDSKLKLVKDIVSEEKTNTPTVVGEKEYNEELLKLQRYMNEKKPFLNPSLTIQDVSNEIQIPVRDLSLLINHKLEQHFYDFINAYRIEDAKNILKDITKSKVTILEILYEVGFNSKSSFNTAFKKHTGFTPTDFRKSL; encoded by the coding sequence ATGGATAAGATTAATGTATTAATTATTGCAACCATAATTACTTTGTTCATTTCATTATTGCTAATATTTTTTCTGCTCACCGTTAAAACAAAAAATAAAACAAGTAATATTCTTTTTGCTGTTTTTCTTTTTATAAATGCAATAGACTTAACAGATCCTCTCTTCGGATTAATGTTTGATGGTCCCTCAAATCTTGGAATGTTTAAAACTACAATTGCTTTTTTTCAAATTCCGATATTTTACCTTTATGTATTATCCGTTTCCTATTCTGACTTTAAATTAAAACCGAAATATCTCATACATGCAATTCCGTTTTTAATAGTAAATGCAGTTTTAGTGCCACGTTTTTATGCTGTGGATGCCGCTTCGAAAATGGATTTTATTATAAATCGCAGAAGTATGATCGAACTGCAGTTTACTCATATTTTAATACATATTCAGATCATTGTTTATTTTACAGCTATTTTTATGCTATTAAAAAAAGCGAAAAAGCTGTATCTCGAGAATAATGCTGGCACTCATATTAATTCTTATAATTGGTTATTTCAGTTTACAACTGTTCTTGCGATTCTGTATTTGATTGTCATTGTAAAAAATATTTTCAAATTTTCAGAATATCCATATATCTCTGAATGGATAAAAGTTGGAATTATGGTATTACAGCTCTTTATTATTTGCTGGTATTTGTTTAAAGCTTTAAATAATCCTGATCTATTCAGGAATATCGATTCAAAATTAAAACTGGTAAAAGATATCGTTTCTGAAGAAAAAACTAATACACCTACAGTAGTAGGCGAAAAAGAGTACAATGAGGAGCTATTGAAACTGCAGCGTTATATGAATGAAAAAAAGCCATTTCTTAATCCTTCTCTAACAATTCAAGATGTCTCAAATGAAATTCAAATTCCTGTTCGAGATTTATCTCTTTTGATCAACCATAAACTAGAACAGCACTTTTACGATTTTATTAATGCTTATCGCATAGAAGATGCAAAGAATATTTTAAAAGATATTACAAAAAGTAAAGTGACTATTTTAGAAATTTTGTACGAAGTAGGCTTTAATTCAAAATCTTCTTTCAATACTGCTTTTAAAAAACATACTGGTTTTACTCCTACTGATTTTCGTAAATCCTTGTAG